Proteins encoded by one window of Pristiophorus japonicus isolate sPriJap1 chromosome 17, sPriJap1.hap1, whole genome shotgun sequence:
- the LOC139228240 gene encoding probable G-protein coupled receptor 25, with product MSTEINEQQNYTDSYVVYSSYSEDPDYYDDTNGEVCSYENLPFVNISISVLYCLIFITGSLGNAFVILVMVFKERRRRRLVDTFVINLAFADLIFVFTLPFWAASASNNHQWIFGSEFCKISSYIIAVNRYSSIFFLTCMSIDRYLAIVKLLDFKHIRTQKYAMIISLVIWVSSLLLAIPAGYFKTLDQCREDKSSLFYRGFSLTAICLTFVLPVFIILFCYCSILVRLGEHYGHSQRTIQRRENSCKIVFTIVSAFILSWLPFNIFKTIDLYLQFHNVSLSCWTTVYRGLAIASCLAFVNSCVNPIIYAFLDRNFRRRTRLLSSYVFAGAGNRISSFGSGSTPTESSTGLKVHSPTPL from the coding sequence ATGTCCACTGAGATCAATGAGCAGCAGAACTATACCGATTCGTATGTTGTCTATTCTTCCTATTCTGAAGATCCTGACTATTACGATGACACAAATGGGGAAGTCTGTTCTTATGAGAACCTCCCTTTTGTTAACATTTCTATCTCAGTTCTCTACTGCCTGATCTTCATCACTGGGTCTTTGGGTAATGCGTTTGTCATCTTAGTAATGGTCTtcaaagagaggaggaggaggagactggTGGACACCTTTGTGATCAACTTGGCTTTTGCAGACCTGATTTTTGTATTCACCTTGCCTTTCTGGGCAGCCTCGGCCAGCAACAACCACCAGTGGATCTTCGGCAGTGAGTTCTGCAAAATCAGCAGCTACATCATTGCTGTCAACAGGTATTCCAGCATCTTCTTCCTTACCTGTATGAGTATAGACCGATATCTAGCCATCGTTAAGCTGCTGGACTTCAAGCACATCAGAACCCAGAAATATGCCATGATCATCAGTTTGGTGATCTGGGTCTCATCTCTGCTTCTGGCCATACCTGCTGGCTACTTCAAAACACTTGACCAATGCAGGGAGGACAAGAGCTCTCTCTTTTACCGAGGTTTCAGTCTGACTGCTATCTGCCTGACATTTGTCCTGCCTGTTTTCATCATTCTGTTCTGCTACTGCTCTATCCTTGTCAGGCTAGGGGAGCATTACGGCCATAGCCAAAGAACGATCCAGAGAAGGGAAAACTCCTGCAAGATCGTCTTCACCATCGTGTCGGCTTTCATTCTATCCTGGTTGCCCTTTAACATCTTCAAAACTATCGACCTGTACTTGCAATTCCACAACGTCAGCCTCTCTTGCTGGACAACAGTCTACCGCGGTCTGGCCATTGCGTCTTGCCTGGCGTTCGTTAACAGCTGCGTCAACCCAATCATTTACGCGTTTCTGGACCGGAATTTTAGGCGGAGGACTCGCCTCCTGTCCTCCTATGTTTTCGCCGGCGCCGGGAACAGAATCAGCAGCTTTGGGTCTGGGTCAACACCGACGGAGAGCAGCACTGGCCTGAAAGTACACAGCCCAACTCCTCTGTAG